One Sphingomonas sabuli genomic region harbors:
- a CDS encoding serine hydrolase domain-containing protein, with translation MQVDAKGETTDLDRAASDRLKALLAAVNSGDAAVMQAFIDANGVSEPVPSGGYSPLPLVGKLLDLHRRSHGLEFVRMAKLEKGKATAVVQFRLTGHKHLLTIQVENAAPYRIANIPPALLVPTKLSLGSEAARFEHIGAYLDTVAEADLFSGVVLIARDGTAVFERAHGFADRERRIPNTIDTPFDIASTTKLFTSIAIGKLVEQGKLSYEDPLARFVPDFPDRQSAERIKIKHLLSHTAGLGNQFGPAYFNSIHELRSPQDVIDLVDREAPKFEPGEKWAYSNVGYLLLGLVIEAASGKTYYDYVRENLFAPAGMTSTSFPHQDQDAVVMAQRYDVKLDGQKLRYVKQEKYAQARGTSDGGSVSSAPDLIKFANALETGQIVKPETVRLHSDPKPELGSPKYGYGVMSIARTGEPLIGHGGNAPGVCTDFGSIPGTPYTVAVLSNSTMTSCIEVTSHILQALAVPKAA, from the coding sequence GTGCAAGTGGATGCCAAGGGCGAGACGACTGACCTGGACCGTGCTGCGAGTGATCGGCTCAAGGCGCTGCTTGCCGCGGTAAACAGCGGCGATGCCGCAGTCATGCAGGCGTTCATCGATGCCAACGGCGTGTCCGAACCGGTGCCGTCCGGAGGCTACAGCCCGTTGCCGCTAGTCGGCAAATTGCTCGACCTCCATCGCCGAAGCCACGGGCTGGAATTTGTCCGAATGGCCAAACTCGAAAAAGGAAAAGCGACGGCCGTCGTCCAGTTTCGGCTCACCGGCCACAAGCATTTGCTCACGATCCAGGTCGAAAACGCGGCACCCTACCGCATCGCCAACATTCCGCCGGCTCTGCTCGTCCCGACCAAGCTCAGCCTAGGTTCCGAAGCGGCGCGGTTCGAGCATATCGGCGCCTATCTCGACACGGTTGCGGAAGCCGACCTCTTTTCGGGCGTCGTCTTGATTGCGCGCGACGGGACAGCGGTCTTCGAGCGCGCCCACGGTTTTGCCGACCGGGAAAGAAGGATTCCGAACACGATCGATACCCCGTTCGATATCGCAAGCACGACCAAGCTTTTCACCAGTATCGCCATCGGCAAGCTCGTCGAGCAGGGCAAGCTCAGCTACGAGGACCCGCTGGCCAGGTTCGTACCCGACTTCCCGGACCGGCAAAGCGCCGAACGGATCAAGATCAAGCACCTTCTCAGTCACACGGCGGGGCTCGGCAACCAATTCGGTCCGGCCTATTTCAATTCAATCCATGAATTGCGCAGCCCGCAGGACGTGATCGACCTGGTCGACCGCGAAGCGCCGAAGTTCGAACCGGGCGAAAAATGGGCCTACAGCAACGTCGGTTACCTGCTGCTTGGCCTCGTGATCGAAGCTGCCAGCGGAAAGACCTACTACGACTATGTCCGCGAAAACCTGTTCGCGCCTGCGGGCATGACCAGCACGTCCTTCCCGCATCAAGACCAGGACGCCGTGGTCATGGCGCAGCGCTATGACGTCAAGCTGGACGGCCAAAAACTCCGCTATGTGAAGCAGGAAAAATACGCCCAGGCTCGCGGCACGTCCGACGGGGGCAGCGTGTCGTCGGCACCTGACCTTATCAAGTTCGCCAATGCGCTGGAAACCGGCCAGATCGTGAAACCGGAAACCGTGCGGCTGCACTCCGATCCGAAGCCCGAACTCGGCTCTCCAAAATATGGCTACGGCGTGATGTCGATCGCGAGAACCGGTGAACCCCTGATCGGCCATGGCGGCAACGCGCCCGGGGTCTGCACCGATTTCGGCAGTATTCCCGGCACGCCGTATACCGTGGCCGTGCTGTCGAATTCGACAATGACGTCGTGCATCGAAGTCACGTCGCATATCCTCCAGGCGCTGGCCGTTCCCAAGGCAGCCTGA
- a CDS encoding acyl-CoA dehydrogenase family protein: MHQFELTDDQLQIQEMASKFTADAITPNAAEWDEKHIFPRDVIREAAELGFGSIYVSEESGGIGLGRLEAALIMEAMAYGCPSTSAFISIHNMASWMIDRFGSDEVKQKYLPSMITMERMGSYCLTEPSSGSDAAALKTRARLDGDHYIVSGSKAFISGGGENEVYVTMVRTGEEGPKGITCLVIDKDMDGVSFGAQEKKLGWHSQPTAQVNFDEVRVPVANRVGAEGEGFRIAMMGLDGGRLNIGACSLGGAQRCLDESVAYTKERQQFGHPIADFQNTQFTLADMETELQAARYLLYVAAAKVTANAPDKTRFAAMAKRLATDTGSSVVDRALQLHGGYGYLQDYPIERFWRDLRVHSILEGTNQIMRVIVSRDLLRQ; encoded by the coding sequence ATGCACCAGTTCGAGCTAACCGACGACCAGCTCCAGATCCAGGAGATGGCCAGCAAGTTCACCGCCGACGCCATCACCCCCAACGCTGCCGAGTGGGACGAAAAGCACATCTTCCCGCGCGACGTGATCCGCGAAGCCGCAGAGCTTGGCTTCGGATCAATCTACGTCAGCGAGGAAAGCGGCGGCATCGGCCTTGGCCGGCTGGAAGCCGCGCTGATCATGGAAGCCATGGCCTATGGCTGCCCGTCGACCAGCGCCTTCATCTCGATCCACAACATGGCGTCGTGGATGATCGACCGCTTCGGCAGCGACGAGGTCAAGCAGAAGTATCTGCCGTCGATGATCACAATGGAGCGGATGGGGAGTTATTGCCTGACCGAACCGTCGTCCGGTTCCGATGCGGCGGCGCTCAAGACCAGGGCCCGGCTCGACGGCGATCATTATATCGTCAGCGGATCGAAGGCTTTCATCTCCGGTGGCGGCGAGAACGAGGTCTATGTGACTATGGTCCGCACCGGCGAGGAAGGGCCAAAGGGCATCACCTGCCTGGTCATCGACAAGGACATGGACGGCGTCAGCTTCGGCGCGCAGGAAAAGAAGCTCGGTTGGCATTCGCAGCCCACGGCACAGGTCAATTTCGACGAGGTCCGTGTGCCCGTCGCCAACCGCGTCGGAGCGGAGGGCGAAGGTTTCCGGATCGCCATGATGGGTCTTGACGGCGGGCGGCTGAACATCGGCGCCTGTTCGCTTGGCGGGGCCCAGCGCTGTCTCGATGAAAGCGTCGCCTACACCAAGGAACGCCAGCAATTCGGCCATCCGATCGCCGATTTCCAGAACACGCAATTCACGCTTGCCGATATGGAGACCGAGCTGCAGGCGGCGCGCTACCTGCTTTACGTCGCCGCGGCGAAGGTGACCGCCAACGCACCGGACAAGACCCGTTTCGCGGCCATGGCCAAGCGGCTGGCCACCGACACCGGAAGCTCGGTCGTCGACCGCGCGCTGCAGCTGCACGGCGGCTACGGTTATTTGCAGGACTATCCGATCGAACGTTTCTGGCGCGACTTGCGCGTCCATTCGATCCTGGAGGGGACCAACCAGATCATGCGCGTCATCGTTAGCCGGGATTTGCTGCGCCAGTGA
- a CDS encoding enoyl-CoA hydratase/isomerase family protein: MTDTETADEVLVSAEGGVGRIRLNRPKAIHALTTGMCETMSAALLRWRTDDNVQCVVIDHAVGRGFCAGGDVVMLARSGAGDAAEARDFFFAEYRLNHLLFTYDKPTVAIMDGITMGGGVGISQPCTYRVATENTRLAMPETGIGLFPDVGGGWYLSRLPGRVGQFMALTGARLDGAECAYLGLATHYVPSGSLEDLVERIAKAPDRVQGALGAASESAPEPRIAASAPQISRLFASDSLEEVIAALEADGGDWAEKELGTLRGKSPLSCKVSLRLLAEGAGRDTFADEMRAEYALAANVVRTHDFKEGVRALLIDKDNRPSWEPPAPEAVTGEMLDTLFAPLPASEQWTPFPETQK, from the coding sequence GTGACGGATACGGAAACGGCGGACGAGGTCCTGGTTTCGGCGGAAGGCGGCGTTGGCCGCATCCGCCTCAATCGCCCGAAGGCGATCCACGCACTGACCACCGGCATGTGCGAGACGATGAGCGCGGCGTTGCTGCGCTGGCGCACCGACGACAACGTCCAATGCGTGGTGATCGACCATGCGGTCGGCCGCGGCTTCTGCGCCGGCGGCGACGTCGTCATGCTGGCCAGGAGCGGCGCCGGCGACGCGGCCGAGGCGCGCGATTTCTTCTTTGCCGAATACCGGCTGAACCATTTGCTGTTCACTTATGACAAGCCGACCGTGGCGATCATGGACGGAATCACGATGGGCGGCGGGGTCGGCATTTCGCAGCCCTGCACCTATCGCGTCGCGACCGAGAACACGCGGCTGGCGATGCCGGAAACGGGCATCGGCCTGTTCCCCGACGTCGGCGGCGGCTGGTACCTGTCGCGCCTTCCGGGCCGCGTCGGCCAGTTCATGGCGCTAACCGGAGCGCGGCTCGACGGCGCCGAATGCGCTTATCTCGGCCTTGCCACCCATTACGTCCCCAGCGGCTCGCTCGAGGACCTGGTCGAGCGGATCGCCAAGGCGCCGGACCGGGTGCAAGGCGCGCTCGGCGCGGCCTCCGAGAGCGCGCCGGAGCCGCGGATCGCCGCCAGCGCGCCGCAGATCAGCCGCCTGTTCGCGTCCGACAGCCTGGAAGAGGTGATTGCGGCGCTGGAGGCAGATGGCGGCGACTGGGCCGAAAAGGAACTGGGCACGTTGCGCGGCAAGAGCCCGCTGTCGTGCAAGGTGTCGCTCCGGCTGCTCGCCGAAGGCGCCGGGCGCGATACGTTCGCCGACGAAATGCGCGCCGAATATGCGCTTGCCGCCAACGTCGTGCGAACGCACGATTTCAAGGAGGGCGTCCGCGCGCTGCTGATCGACAAGGACAATCGCCCGAGCTGGGAGCCGCCGGCGCCCGAAGCCGTCACCGGCGAGATGCTCGACACCTTGTTCGCGCCGCTCCCCGCGAGCGAGCAGTGGACCCCGTTTCCGGAGACCCAGAAATGA
- a CDS encoding enoyl-CoA hydratase, which produces MTDYSAILVETKGAVTLVTLNRPEALNALNSKVLDELIHAFAAYDSDPSQHCLVLTGSGEKAFAAGADIKEMQSQGFSDMYNANFFAGWEQVTRTRKPWIAAVNGFALGGGCEVAMMADFIIASDTAKFGQPEIKLGVTPGMGGSQRLTLAIGKSKAMEMCLTGRMMGAEEAERSGLVARVVPAAQLLEEALKTAETIAAMPPLAAVANKEMVNAAFEMPLAQGINFERRLFHGLFGSEDQKEGMAAFVEKRPGNWTGQ; this is translated from the coding sequence ATGACCGATTATTCCGCCATCCTCGTCGAGACGAAGGGCGCGGTGACTTTGGTCACCCTCAACCGCCCGGAAGCGCTCAACGCGCTGAACAGCAAGGTCCTGGACGAACTGATCCACGCTTTCGCGGCCTACGACAGCGACCCGTCGCAGCACTGCCTGGTGCTGACCGGCAGCGGCGAAAAGGCGTTCGCCGCGGGCGCGGACATCAAGGAGATGCAGAGCCAGGGCTTCTCCGACATGTACAACGCCAACTTCTTCGCCGGGTGGGAGCAGGTTACCCGGACCCGCAAACCGTGGATCGCCGCGGTCAACGGCTTCGCGCTTGGGGGCGGCTGCGAAGTGGCGATGATGGCTGACTTCATCATCGCCTCCGACACCGCGAAATTCGGCCAGCCCGAGATCAAGCTGGGCGTCACGCCGGGCATGGGAGGGTCGCAGCGGCTGACGCTGGCGATCGGCAAGTCCAAGGCGATGGAAATGTGCCTCACGGGCCGGATGATGGGCGCCGAGGAAGCCGAACGCTCCGGTCTCGTCGCTCGGGTCGTGCCGGCCGCTCAGCTGCTGGAAGAGGCGCTGAAGACCGCCGAGACCATCGCCGCGATGCCGCCGCTGGCCGCCGTCGCCAACAAGGAAATGGTCAACGCCGCGTTCGAGATGCCGCTGGCGCAGGGCATCAACTTCGAACGCCGCCTGTTCCATGGCCTGTTCGGGAGCGAGGACCAGAAGGAAGGCATGGCCGCCTTCGTCGAGAAACGGCCGGGTAACTGGACGGGGCAGTGA
- the mmsB gene encoding 3-hydroxyisobutyrate dehydrogenase: MKIAFIGLGHMGGGMAPNLVKAGHDVQAFDLSEEALAAAEQAGCNRAASAAEAVKDAEVVVTMLPAAKHVLDVYRSQVFGNAPESALLIDCSTIDVGSARTVAEEAQAKGYAMVDAPVSGGIAAAAGGTLAFMVGGSDEAFAEAQPILEPMAKAVIHAGEAGAGQAAKICNNMILGATMAVTCEAFVLAQKLGLDPKVFYDISSQASGQSWSMTSYCPVPGVGPKTPADNDYDGGFAAALMLKDLKLAMQAAEQAGVEVEMGEEAEEMYEAFVEKGGGSKDFSGIIKMIDGSWSE; encoded by the coding sequence ATGAAGATCGCATTCATCGGCCTTGGTCACATGGGCGGCGGGATGGCGCCGAACCTGGTCAAGGCTGGCCACGACGTGCAGGCGTTCGACCTCAGCGAAGAGGCGTTGGCCGCCGCCGAGCAGGCCGGCTGCAACCGTGCCGCCTCCGCCGCCGAGGCGGTGAAGGATGCCGAAGTCGTCGTCACCATGCTTCCGGCTGCCAAGCACGTGCTGGACGTCTATCGCAGCCAGGTGTTCGGCAATGCGCCTGAAAGCGCGTTGCTGATCGATTGTTCGACTATCGACGTCGGCAGCGCCCGCACCGTCGCCGAAGAAGCGCAGGCGAAGGGTTACGCGATGGTCGACGCGCCGGTGTCGGGCGGCATCGCCGCCGCAGCCGGCGGCACCCTCGCTTTCATGGTCGGCGGTTCGGACGAAGCCTTTGCCGAGGCCCAGCCGATCCTCGAGCCGATGGCCAAGGCGGTGATCCATGCCGGTGAGGCCGGCGCCGGACAGGCGGCCAAGATCTGCAACAACATGATCCTCGGCGCCACCATGGCGGTGACCTGCGAGGCATTCGTGCTGGCGCAGAAGCTGGGGCTCGATCCCAAGGTATTCTACGACATCAGTTCGCAGGCATCGGGGCAAAGCTGGTCGATGACGTCCTACTGCCCGGTCCCGGGCGTCGGGCCGAAGACCCCTGCCGACAATGATTATGACGGCGGCTTTGCAGCGGCGCTGATGCTCAAGGATCTCAAGCTGGCGATGCAGGCCGCGGAGCAGGCCGGCGTCGAAGTGGAGATGGGTGAGGAAGCCGAAGAAATGTACGAGGCGTTCGTCGAAAAAGGCGGCGGCTCAAAAGACTTTTCCGGCATTATAAAGATGATCGACGGAAGCTGGAGCGAGTGA
- a CDS encoding c-type cytochrome — translation MRTIAILTLAGTALFAAACEQQPAVDTNTAAVENEAVTDAAAPANTSAAALPAAVDAETAKTVMHDRHENFEKLGDAMKVIGRELDAGSPDLARVRTNADTIAALAPQLPSWFPAGTGPDAGKTHAKAIVWEQPADFLAKASDFDRAAQAFKTAAQGTDVAAIRTAQGELGKTCKSCHDTYREKD, via the coding sequence GTGCGCACTATCGCGATCCTGACCCTTGCCGGAACGGCGCTGTTCGCCGCGGCTTGCGAGCAGCAGCCTGCCGTCGACACCAACACGGCTGCGGTCGAGAACGAGGCCGTGACCGACGCCGCTGCGCCGGCGAATACGAGTGCGGCCGCCCTGCCCGCCGCAGTGGATGCCGAGACCGCCAAGACCGTGATGCACGACCGGCACGAGAATTTCGAGAAACTGGGCGATGCGATGAAAGTGATCGGGCGTGAACTCGACGCCGGTTCGCCCGACCTCGCGCGCGTTCGCACCAACGCCGACACCATCGCCGCGCTGGCGCCGCAGCTTCCGTCCTGGTTCCCGGCCGGCACCGGTCCCGACGCGGGCAAGACCCACGCCAAGGCGATCGTCTGGGAACAGCCGGCCGATTTCCTTGCCAAGGCGAGCGATTTCGACCGCGCCGCGCAGGCGTTCAAGACCGCCGCTCAGGGCACCGACGTGGCCGCCATCCGTACCGCGCAGGGCGAGCTCGGCAAGACCTGCAAGTCCTGCCACGACACCTATCGCGAGAAGGATTGA
- a CDS encoding cytochrome b/b6 domain-containing protein — translation MRNRVWDLPIRLFHWALVVLVAFSWWTAETGRDDWHFWSGYAVLFLLIFRLLWGIFGSSTARFASFVKGPAAVRTYLRSGMRWTAPGHTPLGALSVVALLLALIVQVVTGLFNVDEDGLIEGPLAKYVSLSTADWLHDVHEASFNVLLVLIGLHIAAIVFYLLVKKLNLVTPMISGRADLAAGVTPMRRVPTLVAVACAVAAFALMVWIARGLPPFGP, via the coding sequence TTGAGGAACCGGGTTTGGGACCTGCCGATCCGCCTGTTTCACTGGGCGCTGGTGGTGCTTGTCGCGTTCAGCTGGTGGACCGCCGAGACCGGGCGTGACGACTGGCACTTCTGGTCCGGCTACGCAGTCCTGTTCCTGCTGATCTTCCGCCTTCTATGGGGGATCTTTGGCAGCTCTACCGCCCGATTCGCTTCCTTCGTGAAAGGGCCGGCCGCGGTGCGGACCTACCTGCGGAGCGGGATGCGCTGGACCGCGCCGGGCCATACGCCGCTGGGCGCGCTCAGTGTCGTTGCCCTGCTCCTGGCGCTGATCGTCCAGGTCGTCACCGGGCTGTTCAATGTCGACGAGGACGGGCTGATCGAAGGCCCACTGGCCAAATATGTTTCCCTGTCGACGGCCGACTGGCTGCACGACGTCCACGAGGCCAGCTTCAACGTGCTGCTCGTGCTGATCGGGCTGCACATCGCCGCCATCGTCTTCTACCTGCTGGTCAAGAAGCTCAACCTGGTGACGCCGATGATCAGCGGCCGGGCCGACCTGGCCGCCGGAGTGACCCCGATGCGCCGGGTCCCCACCCTGGTCGCGGTCGCCTGCGCCGTCGCGGCCTTCGCGCTCATGGTCTGGATCGCCAGAGGCCTGCCGCCGTTCGGCCCTTGA
- a CDS encoding NifU family protein, which translates to MLIRNEQTPNPATRKFLPGQTVMDGGTRDFPDAPSAEASPLATGLFETGMIEGVFYGHDFISVTAAPGVSWTDLEPIVVEALLDHFVTGAPLFRPGSAAGIAVDGDAAFEDSPEDADIIDQIKDLIETRVRPAVAQDGGDIAYKGYKDGRVYLSMHGACQGCPSSAITLKRGIESLIKHYVPEVESVEAV; encoded by the coding sequence ATGCTGATCCGCAACGAACAGACGCCCAACCCGGCGACCCGCAAATTCCTGCCCGGCCAGACCGTGATGGACGGCGGCACGCGCGATTTTCCCGACGCGCCGAGCGCCGAAGCCTCTCCGCTGGCGACCGGCCTGTTCGAAACCGGCATGATCGAAGGCGTATTCTACGGCCACGATTTCATCTCGGTCACCGCCGCGCCCGGCGTATCGTGGACCGACCTGGAGCCAATCGTGGTCGAGGCGTTGCTGGACCATTTCGTCACCGGCGCGCCGCTGTTCCGCCCGGGCAGCGCCGCCGGGATCGCCGTCGATGGCGATGCAGCCTTCGAAGACAGTCCCGAAGACGCCGACATCATCGACCAGATCAAGGACCTGATCGAAACCCGCGTCCGCCCGGCGGTCGCGCAGGACGGCGGCGACATCGCGTACAAGGGCTACAAGGACGGCCGCGTCTATCTGTCCATGCATGGCGCCTGCCAGGGGTGCCCATCCTCTGCGATCACGCTGAAGCGCGGCATTGAAAGCCTGATCAAACATTACGTCCCGGAAGTGGAATCGGTCGAAGCCGTCTAG
- the tsaB gene encoding tRNA (adenosine(37)-N6)-threonylcarbamoyltransferase complex dimerization subunit type 1 TsaB: protein MILAIETSSSACTAALFGDDGQCIDRRDEVIHRGHAERLAPMLAEMLAGRRADSILVGVGPGSFTGIRVGIAAAHGLAIGWDVPLCGLSSLALLAASVDASEDVAAAAIGGHGELFVQQFGTGLEPATDILNLAPAAAATAISARLVVGSGAALLVEARGTGEAVDAWPSAAHALDLPEALRLLPPVPVYARAPDAKVRSAA from the coding sequence ATGATCCTGGCGATCGAAACATCCAGCTCGGCCTGCACCGCCGCCCTGTTCGGTGATGACGGCCAGTGCATCGACCGCCGCGACGAAGTTATTCATCGTGGGCACGCCGAACGCCTGGCGCCGATGCTTGCGGAAATGCTCGCCGGACGCCGCGCGGACAGCATCCTCGTCGGGGTCGGGCCCGGCAGCTTCACCGGCATCCGCGTCGGCATCGCGGCCGCCCACGGGCTCGCCATCGGCTGGGACGTGCCGTTGTGCGGCCTATCGTCGCTGGCCCTTCTGGCCGCCTCCGTCGACGCTTCGGAAGACGTGGCGGCCGCGGCAATCGGCGGACACGGCGAACTGTTCGTCCAGCAGTTCGGCACCGGGCTTGAGCCCGCGACCGACATTCTCAACCTTGCGCCGGCCGCCGCCGCCACGGCGATTTCTGCCAGGCTGGTCGTCGGGTCCGGCGCTGCCCTGCTGGTCGAGGCGCGCGGCACCGGCGAAGCGGTCGACGCCTGGCCGTCCGCCGCGCATGCTCTCGATCTGCCAGAAGCATTGCGCCTCCTTCCGCCGGTACCGGTCTATGCCCGCGCACCTGACGCCAAGGTCCGGTCGGCGGCATGA
- the rimI gene encoding ribosomal protein S18-alanine N-acetyltransferase, with the protein MTVTLTTGCSADLDGVMNVMGAAFAEEFGEAWTRAQCSGILPMTGVKLLLACTAEQVVGFALYRTVAGDSELLLLAVAPEAQGDGVGRALLEQYIEDSKKNDAESIHLEVRDGNSAVRLYEAAGFQQTNRRKNYYRGRGGAQFDALTFMLSA; encoded by the coding sequence ATGACCGTGACGCTTACCACCGGCTGCTCGGCCGACCTCGACGGGGTGATGAACGTGATGGGCGCCGCGTTCGCCGAGGAGTTCGGCGAAGCATGGACCCGTGCGCAATGTTCCGGAATCCTGCCGATGACCGGGGTCAAGCTGCTGCTGGCCTGCACTGCGGAGCAGGTCGTCGGTTTCGCGCTCTACCGTACGGTCGCCGGCGATTCGGAACTGCTGTTGCTGGCGGTCGCCCCGGAGGCCCAGGGTGACGGCGTCGGACGAGCGCTGCTCGAACAATACATCGAAGATTCCAAGAAAAACGACGCCGAAAGCATCCACCTGGAAGTGCGGGACGGCAATTCCGCGGTCCGCCTTTATGAAGCCGCCGGGTTTCAGCAAACCAATCGGCGCAAGAACTATTATCGCGGGCGCGGCGGCGCACAGTTTGACGCGCTGACGTTCATGCTGTCCGCTTGA
- a CDS encoding MucR family transcriptional regulator, with amino-acid sequence MADTDNNEDTLLTLTADIVAAHVSNNSVAVSDLPTLIQNVHDALNGIAGSASAVEEKQEPKVSIRASVKPDSITCLECGKKQKMLKRHLMTNHEMTPADYRQKWNLANDYPMVAPNYAEQRRTLAKSIGLGTKRRRTRGGKK; translated from the coding sequence ATGGCTGACACCGACAATAATGAAGATACGTTACTGACCCTTACCGCGGATATCGTCGCCGCCCATGTCAGTAATAACAGCGTGGCCGTCAGCGACCTTCCGACGCTTATCCAGAATGTCCACGACGCGCTTAACGGAATTGCCGGTTCCGCTTCGGCCGTGGAAGAAAAGCAGGAGCCGAAAGTCTCCATCCGCGCTTCGGTGAAGCCCGATTCCATTACTTGCCTGGAATGCGGCAAGAAGCAGAAGATGCTCAAGCGTCATCTGATGACCAACCATGAGATGACCCCGGCCGACTACCGGCAGAAGTGGAACCTGGCCAACGATTACCCGATGGTGGCGCCCAATTACGCCGAACAACGGCGCACGCTGGCCAAGTCGATCGGCCTCGGCACCAAGCGGCGGCGCACCCGCGGCGGCAAGAAGTAA
- a CDS encoding Fur family transcriptional regulator: MSHAVIDVEALCADKGLRITEQRRVIARILSESEDHPDVETLHERAAAVDPKISIATVYRTVRLFEEAGILARHEFGDGRARYEAASDEHHDHLIDVETGKVVEFVDEELEALQKRIAEKLGFRLVDHRMELYGVALDRDR; encoded by the coding sequence ATGAGCCACGCAGTCATCGACGTCGAAGCCTTGTGCGCCGACAAGGGGTTGAGGATTACCGAACAGCGCCGGGTGATCGCCCGCATCCTGTCCGAATCCGAAGATCATCCCGACGTCGAGACACTCCATGAGCGGGCCGCGGCAGTCGATCCGAAGATCTCCATCGCCACCGTCTACCGCACCGTCCGCCTGTTCGAGGAGGCAGGAATTCTCGCCCGCCACGAATTCGGTGACGGCCGCGCGCGCTACGAGGCCGCGTCGGACGAACATCACGATCACCTGATCGACGTCGAAACCGGCAAGGTCGTCGAATTCGTCGACGAAGAGCTTGAGGCCCTGCAGAAGCGCATCGCCGAAAAGCTCGGCTTCCGCCTCGTCGATCATCGCATGGAGCTGTACGGCGTCGCCCTCGACCGCGACCGCTAA
- a CDS encoding lysophospholipid acyltransferase family protein, whose translation MTAVAVLRLVALAVLLMACLPPHLLSKALLGRSRWPQRFLTGVAWICGARIRVEGTPPSPRTLLACNHTSWLDIPVMAAATGCAFVSKAELGHPAIHWLADQNATLYVRREERRNSHAQAQAIASQLRNSQPLALFPEGTTGPGTHLLPFRSTLFAAVTPLPDGAVVRPVAIDFGPAAAEIGWVDEPGLDNVLRMLGRTRPIPVTVRLLDPLPPSTDRKRLSEAARDAIESALFKSPRQSPIGKGQ comes from the coding sequence GTGACCGCTGTCGCCGTCCTGCGACTGGTCGCTTTGGCCGTGCTGCTGATGGCCTGCCTGCCACCCCATTTGCTGTCGAAGGCCCTGCTCGGCCGGTCGCGCTGGCCGCAGCGGTTCCTGACCGGCGTGGCGTGGATTTGCGGTGCGCGAATCCGGGTGGAGGGCACTCCGCCGAGCCCGCGCACGCTGCTCGCCTGCAATCACACCAGCTGGCTCGACATTCCGGTGATGGCGGCCGCGACCGGTTGTGCTTTCGTGTCCAAGGCGGAGCTTGGCCATCCGGCGATCCACTGGCTCGCCGACCAGAACGCAACGCTTTACGTTCGCCGCGAGGAACGCCGCAATTCGCACGCCCAGGCACAGGCGATCGCAAGCCAGCTGCGCAATTCGCAGCCGCTGGCGCTGTTTCCGGAAGGTACGACCGGTCCGGGGACGCACCTGCTGCCCTTCCGGTCGACCCTGTTCGCCGCGGTCACGCCGCTGCCCGATGGTGCGGTCGTGCGCCCGGTGGCGATCGATTTCGGCCCGGCGGCGGCGGAAATCGGCTGGGTCGACGAGCCGGGGCTGGACAACGTGCTCCGCATGCTCGGCCGGACACGCCCGATCCCGGTCACCGTGCGCCTGCTCGACCCGCTGCCGCCCTCGACCGACCGCAAGCGGCTTTCGGAGGCCGCGCGCGACGCCATCGAATCCGCTCTCTTCAAGTCGCCCCGCCAGTCGCCTATAGGCAAGGGTCAATGA